From the Echeneis naucrates chromosome 7, fEcheNa1.1, whole genome shotgun sequence genome, the window GAAGCATCGCTTTGAAAGACTGATGGATTACTTCCGCAGTGAGGAAGGAAACATCGATTTCATGGTAAGTTTAGTTTTGTGTTAGttgtaaatgcattttctttggTATGACTGTGAGTTCATCTATCCATCCCATTAAATACTGTACGTTTGGTTCTAAATCCGGCTGCCTGCTCCAGGTTGCATGTATGCAGTTCATAAACATTGTGGTTCACTCAGTTGAAGACATGAACTTCAGAGTCCATCTGCAGTATGAATTCACCAAGCTGGGACTGGATGATTACTTGGAGGTAACTGGACAATTACTTGATTCAAATGGGCATAATATCCTCACCGGGAGACGATGTGAGTACTTGCATGTGTGAACAACATCACTCTTTCTGAttatttctcttctcatttcagaaatgcaaacacacgGAGAGTGACAAGCTCTCGGTGCAGATCCAGGCCTACCTGGATAACGTGTTTGACGTGGGTGGTCTTCTGGAAGATGCGGAGACCAAGAATGCAGCTctggagaaggtggaggagctggaggagcacCTGTCCCATGTAAGTGCACCGCCCAGTCTGGACCACCAACACTGCTCTCTGGGTGCATTTATGAGACTGTTGTGGTTCGCCAGCTATGTACTTAACTAGGCTGTTTCTATGTGGTAATTAGAAATCTACTCAGTGTTTGCATTTCACAAGTGGTTCGAGATAATGACAGGGTGGGGAACAATGGCAAATGCTGTGCACTAAACAATCTTAATACTGTTCTTGTGTTGGTTCATTCTTTCTGGGCAGTTGCCCATGTGTCCCACACTGCTGTGCAAAGACGTCCTTCACATGGAAAGGTCGTAGGCAGCCCTGACATCACTCGAGGAATTTCATAACAAACTCTGTTCTCAGCGGTCATGAATGATGGGGGAGGATGCATTGATGTGGGAGCACGATCACTTTAAAGTCCTGGGCATCATGCGGGATCTggtcaaaatcaaaaatgaaagctATGCCATGCTCTTGCTGCATCATGCTGCTGAATATAGCTTTCTTATTGATGATGCACTTTGCGTatgggaaggagggagggaggaagtggaACCGGGATAGATGCCTGGGCTCTGGATCAATCCTGCAGTTCACCTCGTCTCATCTCACGcttgctctctgtctttgaTCACAGGTGACGGAGAAGCTGCTGGAGGTTGAGAATGAAACAATGATGAAAGTGGCTGACCTAGAGAAGCTGGTCCTTCAGAAAGATAAGGACCTGCAGGCAATACGGGTAAGCTGGCAGTCACAGTGATGTAATGATGTATATGGCGTGCAAGCATTATAAGAGAGAGGTTTCAGTTGCTCAGCTGCAGTCTGCTACAGCAAAGATCTGTTTCAGATGCTTGTGGCTAAATTGCTGTGAAAGCAAATTAGgtcagcaggaaacaggatgTTTCTTTGGCTTGTAGAGTCATTGTGTTGTGCTCTTTATCCCCACCTGGTGACTGCACAGGAGACGTACGAGTCGACCAACACCCAGGTCAACACCCTGAGGAGGATGATAAAGGAGAAGGATGCCGCCTTCCAGAGGCACTTTAACATTGAGAGGCGGCTGCTGGAGCTTGAACAGCAGGGCACCATCCGCTTGCACAAGAAACCTGATGGGGACATTGCAATCGAAACGCTTGGTGTGGGAGGGGTAGGGAGTAGTGGCCTTGGGATTCCTCTGGGTGATATTGGGCAGCTGTCCCTGGGTTCAGTGGCAGGATTAACAGAGTCAGGAGGACCAGACACCAGTCTACCACCGGCCAGTGAagctcctccaccccctcccccaccaccaccacctccccctccGCTGCCCTCTGCCTCAGGTGACGTAGCATGACTCAGAGTGATTATGTCTGACACATATAGGTGAAAGTTAGTTTGACTATAGGCTCTCAGTGGAAGGTCTATTTTCAGTTCCCCCTTTTTGCAAATTCGTGCCAAGCCAGGTGATGGGTCACAGCAGTGATCTCTTAACCCAGACAGGAAAGGGAAACAAAGCTTGCTTCCTCTGTTTGCATGCGTGCAGGCAGATTGTCTTTGTCGCTTACAAgagttttcagtgttttataaTAATTCACTTAACCAGGAACAGGCAAGATTGTAAACGTCTCTCACAGTGCTCCATGTTATCTTGATGGTTGAGCCATGATCGCACATAAAACACAGAGGTTACACAACATATATGACAGATGTGCAGTGAAAGtgataaaagatgaaaagaaaaataaaggatgaCAAAATAATATAAGCCTGAAAAAATGTCTTAGTGAGTAATGTTTTAATATGGTGTTTTACTTTAATTACAGGCCCAACTGCACCAGTTCCACCGCCGCCGCCTCCTCTGGCCCCCCCTCTGCCAGAAGCTTCTCCTTCAGTCATCCTGAGTGTGGGTCTGTCAGGTGAgggcacaaaacacaaattacataTTTAGTTGCAGTATTAGTATGCAGCTTGAGTGTATTTACTTTGTATTCTGCTACAGATAGCAGAGGAAAAGTTAACACATGCTAATTTTACAGCTATCAGAATCAAGAAACCCATCAAAACCAAGTTCCGCTTGCCAGTGTTTAACTGGACGGCCTTGAAGCCCAATCAGATCAACGGCACAGTCTTCAACGAGATTGATGATGAACGTGTACTAGAGGTAAATCAAACCAGATGAATCTCCCTTCATAGTTACATGTCAAAGCTTTGAAGTACATGAACttggtttaaatttttttcaacatCAACTGTAAGTGACTCGATGAGCAATAATTAAAGTTATGGTTTTATTTCCATCTACTGCCATCACAGTTTGGATTGGAAAAATATGTCAGTGTGTCCAAATGTCCAACTGAACCCACTTAAAATCAAAAAGAAGCACTAAGTAAGCACTGAATAAGAAGTTTAAGAATAAATCAATAAGCACACCATCACTTTTCTGCAGGAGCTTGACCTGGAGAGGTTTGAGGAGCTGTTTAAGACCAGAGCCCAGGGTCCAGTGGTGGATCTCTCCTGCGCAAAGAACAAAGTAGCCCAGAAGACTGTAAACAAAGTCACCCTTCTGGACGCCAATCGCTCCAAGAACTTAGCCATCACACTGCGAAAGGCTAACAAGACCACAGAGGAGATCTGCAAAGCAATAGAGAAGTATGCGCTTTCCCCAAAACGTAAAGTACCTTCATGACCTTAATTACAAACAAGATAGAACAAATTACTATTATGAGTCATGCTTGTTCAGGTTCGACCTCAAGGCCTTACCTGTCGACTTTGTGGAGTGCCTGATGCGTTTCCTGCCCACGGAGGCCGAGGTTAAGGTGCTGCGTCAGTACGAGCGTGAGCGGCGTCCACTGGACCAGCTGGCAGAAGAAGACCGTTTCATGTTAATATTCAGCAAGATTGAGAGACTCACACAGAGAATGAACATCATCACTTTTGTTGGCAACTTTGCCGACAATGTCAACATGCTCACACCACAGCTCAACGCAATCATTGCTGCTTCTGGCTCAGTCAAATCCTCACCAAAGCTGAAGAGGATGCTGGAGGTAGAACTGCTCAGTTTTGGATGGCTTTTTCATATTTGTGCCATTTGTGCTGCATATTCATCCCTTTTTCTGGTTTACTTGTAGATAATCTTAGCCTTGGGGAACTACATGAATAGCAGCAAGCGAGGCTGTGTTTATGGTTTCAAATTACAAAGTCTTGATCTGGTAGGTAGCAGAATTTGGTCATCTTGCACTCAGTTTGCTGATGCCAATCAACATTGTTGTTTACTGTTGCTACACTTTTTAACAGCGCAAATGCCATTCTAATATTTTATTACACAGCTTCTGGACACTAAatccacagacagaaaaatgacgTTGCTCCACTACATAGCGCtcattgtaaaagaaaaatacccAGAATTGGCCAACTTCTACAATGAACTGCACTTTGTGGATAAAGCCGCAGCAGGTGAGTTTACAGAAACTGTAAACATGCAACGATATGGCATGCAAAAGAGACTTAATAtctgttgaatgtgtgtgaagTATCTCTGGAAAATGTGCTGCTGGATGTCCGAGAACTCGGGAAGGGCATGGATCTAATCCGGAGAGAGTGCAGTCTGCATGACCATTCAGTCCTGAAAGGCTTCGTCCAGGCCAGCGACGCACAGCTGGACAAGCTGCAGAAGGACGCAAAGACAGCAGAGGTATCCAACACTGACGCACCTCCAAAACCTCAAAGTATCCcctggaaaaactgaaaatagatATGAGCCCAAACTTGTATCCCACATGCAGCTCACtcacctttcacacacacaaataaagccaTGGCTCCTAACTAAATAGTATTTACAAACATTGCTCCCACTGTGGCACTTTGCTCCTCTCCAATTCTAGGAAGCCTTCAACAATGTGGTGAACTACTTTGGAGAGAGTGCCAAGACGACTCCACCCTCAGTGTTCTTCCCCGTGTTTGTGCGCTTTATCAAGGCCTACAAGGTGAGGGCCCCAAGCTGCAGCGAGTATCTCCCCTCACTTCTGTACTGACAAGGTGCAGGTTTGTCTGTTGGACTTTTGGGAACTCTCTGGTTTTCGTCACTCGGAGCAGAGCAGGGCAGAGCTTTGGCTGCCTCTGTGGCACAGGACGTGGCGTATACTCTGGGGCCAAATAACAGGAAAGGCCAGCTGGGTCTGACTCTAGAGCCACAGCTGTGGTGTTTAGACTGGTTCTCCCCTCCCattctccttccctcctccctttttaCCCCTGGATAGCCTCGCCCTGCCCCACCACACAGCACATTTCCTGAGATTGTTCTCAGCCTGGATTTATGGGCTCTGCTCAAGGAAATGTGCAGCACAAAGATTTCTGAGTATTGGGTTGTCTGTCTCATTTTTAATATCTTCAATAAATAGTTTAATAGTTTGAGAAATACATAAATTAACTTTCTTGCTAAGACTTAAAGGAGAGGATCAAGGCTCATATGAGATGCTACAGCCAGCAGTTGATTAACTCTCAGTATATAGTTTGGAAAGGGGGAAACAAAAGGCCTAGCTCTATCCAGAGGTAACAAAAGGATGTTGCTCAAGTCTGGAACAGTCTTTCAGACTGAAGATGGGAGACAGGCCTCAACTCTGACAACATATAAATCCAGGCTGACAGTAGTTCTATTTAGGTGTGCATATGACAACTAAAAGTGTTTtatatgtgcttttttttttcttggttaagcttttaattcattcaatgattattttatgttttatgtaatgATTCTATCTGccatgttgtatttttttctgtatctgtgaAGCAGTTTGAATTACCCTGGGTACACATTGtgctctataaaaaaaaacttgcctTTGCTCTTGCCTCAAACTCTGGAATATCTATTCTTTATGCTAAGATAAGCTAATTGGCTGCTGGCAAAAGGCGAATAGGTCTTTCTctcagaatgtgtgtgtatacgaGTTTAAAggggagaggcagacagaaaaagaataCATTTGTAATTAATGGCTGTTTATCAAACTGCCTTTTAATGTTTACCTTTTGACCTTTACATTTGTACTTAGAGGTGTGTTGTTTTGGCTTTGAGCTACAGTTTCTTTCTCCAGATTCGGACTggttatcttttttcttttcaacaggATGCAGTAGAGGAAAACGACCaaaggaagaagcaggaggAAGCGATGAGAGAAAAGTTGTTGGCTCAGGAGGCTAAACAACACGATCCCAAGGTACAGTCCAAGGGCAAGTGACTAAACTGAATGAAAGCTATCAGATGTGTACTCAGTACTAAACAAAGCTAGAAGAACAGTTAACAGTACAAATATCCTTTGTGTTGGTTCAGGTCCAGGCCCAAAagaagaggcagcagcagcaggagctgatTGCAGAGCTGCGCAGACGGCAGGCCAAGGACCATCGGCCCGTGTACGAGGGCAAGGACGGCACTATCGAGGACATCATCACAGGTGGGCCAGACAGCACCCTAAAAAGAGCCCATGTGGGCACCACAAGCCCTGCTTGTCCCAGGCCGAGGACAACTGTGGTCATTCACTGCTCAGCTCCTTTGAAGTGCACCTTGTGCTATGTGGTCCAGACAGAAGCACATCTGGAGC encodes:
- the fmnl3 gene encoding formin-like protein 3 isoform X2, which translates into the protein MGNIESVDGQSEMKHHIMPLKVPMPDPTELEEKFAIVLNSMNLPPDKARLLRQYDNEKKWDLICDQERFQVKNPPHTYIQKLRGYLDPGVTRKKFRRRVQESTKVLRELEISLRTNHIGWVREFLNDENRGLDVLVEYLSFAQCAVMLDFEGLENGEDGFLDKAKSWSRSIEDLHHASTQPFCNTLVRSARQSVLRYGSVSNSKTIKNSRLVSQKDDVHVCIMCLRAIMNYQYGFNMVMSHAHAVNEIALSLNNKNSRTKALVLELLAAVCLVRGGHEIILSAFDNFKEVCKEKHRFERLMDYFRSEEGNIDFMVACMQFINIVVHSVEDMNFRVHLQYEFTKLGLDDYLEKCKHTESDKLSVQIQAYLDNVFDVGGLLEDAETKNAALEKVEELEEHLSHVTEKLLEVENETMMKVADLEKLVLQKDKDLQAIRETYESTNTQVNTLRRMIKEKDAAFQRHFNIERRLLELEQQGTIRLHKKPDGDIAIETLGVGGVGSSGLGIPLGDIGQLSLGSVAGLTESGGPDTSLPPASEAPPPPPPPPPPPPPLPSASGPTAPVPPPPPPLAPPLPEASPSVILSVGLSAIRIKKPIKTKFRLPVFNWTALKPNQINGTVFNEIDDERVLEELDLERFEELFKTRAQGPVVDLSCAKNKVAQKTVNKVTLLDANRSKNLAITLRKANKTTEEICKAIEKFDLKALPVDFVECLMRFLPTEAEVKVLRQYERERRPLDQLAEEDRFMLIFSKIERLTQRMNIITFVGNFADNVNMLTPQLNAIIAASGSVKSSPKLKRMLEIILALGNYMNSSKRGCVYGFKLQSLDLLLDTKSTDRKMTLLHYIALIVKEKYPELANFYNELHFVDKAAAVSLENVLLDVRELGKGMDLIRRECSLHDHSVLKGFVQASDAQLDKLQKDAKTAEEAFNNVVNYFGESAKTTPPSVFFPVFVRFIKAYKDAVEENDQRKKQEEAMREKLLAQEAKQHDPKVQAQKKRQQQQELIAELRRRQAKDHRPVYEGKDGTIEDIITDLRNQPFLRADALIRSGWKRP
- the fmnl3 gene encoding formin-like protein 3 isoform X3 encodes the protein MGNIESVDGQSEMKHHIMPLKVPMPDPTELEEKFAIVLNSMNLPPDKARLLRQYDNEKKWDLICDQERFQVKNPPHTYIQKLRGYLDPGVTRKKFRRRVQESTKVLRELEISLRTNHIGWVREFLNDENRGLDVLVEYLSFAQCAVIYGSVSNSKTIKNSRLVSQKDDVHVCIMCLRAIMNYQYGFNMVMSHAHAVNEIALSLNNKNSRTKALVLELLAAVCLVRGGHEIILSAFDNFKEVCKEKHRFERLMDYFRSEEGNIDFMVACMQFINIVVHSVEDMNFRVHLQYEFTKLGLDDYLEKCKHTESDKLSVQIQAYLDNVFDVGGLLEDAETKNAALEKVEELEEHLSHVTEKLLEVENETMMKVADLEKLVLQKDKDLQAIRETYESTNTQVNTLRRMIKEKDAAFQRHFNIERRLLELEQQGTIRLHKKPDGDIAIETLGVGGVGSSGLGIPLGDIGQLSLGSVAGLTESGGPDTSLPPASEAPPPPPPPPPPPPPLPSASGPTAPVPPPPPPLAPPLPEASPSVILSVGLSAIRIKKPIKTKFRLPVFNWTALKPNQINGTVFNEIDDERVLEELDLERFEELFKTRAQGPVVDLSCAKNKVAQKTVNKVTLLDANRSKNLAITLRKANKTTEEICKAIEKFDLKALPVDFVECLMRFLPTEAEVKVLRQYERERRPLDQLAEEDRFMLIFSKIERLTQRMNIITFVGNFADNVNMLTPQLNAIIAASGSVKSSPKLKRMLEIILALGNYMNSSKRGCVYGFKLQSLDLLLDTKSTDRKMTLLHYIALIVKEKYPELANFYNELHFVDKAAAVSLENVLLDVRELGKGMDLIRRECSLHDHSVLKGFVQASDAQLDKLQKDAKTAEEAFNNVVNYFGESAKTTPPSVFFPVFVRFIKAYKDAVEENDQRKKQEEAMREKLLAQEAKQHDPKVQAQKKRQQQQELIAELRRRQAKDHRPVYEGKDGTIEDIITVLKSVPFTARTAKRGSRFFCEANLCDDANC
- the fmnl3 gene encoding formin-like protein 3 isoform X1, with product MGNIESVDGQSEMKHHIMPLKVPMPDPTELEEKFAIVLNSMNLPPDKARLLRQYDNEKKWDLICDQERFQVKNPPHTYIQKLRGYLDPGVTRKKFRRRVQESTKVLRELEISLRTNHIGWVREFLNDENRGLDVLVEYLSFAQCAVMLDFEGLENGEDGFLDKAKSWSRSIEDLHHASTQPFCNTLVRSARQSVLRYGSVSNSKTIKNSRLVSQKDDVHVCIMCLRAIMNYQYGFNMVMSHAHAVNEIALSLNNKNSRTKALVLELLAAVCLVRGGHEIILSAFDNFKEVCKEKHRFERLMDYFRSEEGNIDFMVACMQFINIVVHSVEDMNFRVHLQYEFTKLGLDDYLEKCKHTESDKLSVQIQAYLDNVFDVGGLLEDAETKNAALEKVEELEEHLSHVTEKLLEVENETMMKVADLEKLVLQKDKDLQAIRETYESTNTQVNTLRRMIKEKDAAFQRHFNIERRLLELEQQGTIRLHKKPDGDIAIETLGVGGVGSSGLGIPLGDIGQLSLGSVAGLTESGGPDTSLPPASEAPPPPPPPPPPPPPLPSASGPTAPVPPPPPPLAPPLPEASPSVILSVGLSAIRIKKPIKTKFRLPVFNWTALKPNQINGTVFNEIDDERVLEELDLERFEELFKTRAQGPVVDLSCAKNKVAQKTVNKVTLLDANRSKNLAITLRKANKTTEEICKAIEKFDLKALPVDFVECLMRFLPTEAEVKVLRQYERERRPLDQLAEEDRFMLIFSKIERLTQRMNIITFVGNFADNVNMLTPQLNAIIAASGSVKSSPKLKRMLEIILALGNYMNSSKRGCVYGFKLQSLDLLLDTKSTDRKMTLLHYIALIVKEKYPELANFYNELHFVDKAAAVSLENVLLDVRELGKGMDLIRRECSLHDHSVLKGFVQASDAQLDKLQKDAKTAEEAFNNVVNYFGESAKTTPPSVFFPVFVRFIKAYKDAVEENDQRKKQEEAMREKLLAQEAKQHDPKVQAQKKRQQQQELIAELRRRQAKDHRPVYEGKDGTIEDIITVLKSVPFTARTAKRGSRFFCEANLCDDANC